From a region of the Mucilaginibacter auburnensis genome:
- the treZ gene encoding malto-oligosyltrehalose trehalohydrolase: MEINVYKRTIGVNFNKDHLARIELWAPFAKEVEVSFDNKTFALNKADRGYWELTTAKLKPGMRYGFAIDGKAPLPDPASLFQPDSVHGQSAATPLHNFKWTDQSWRNPDLGNYIIYELHTGTFTPEGNFTAIEEKLDYLVELGVIAIEIMPVAQFAGERNWGYDGVFPFAVQNSYGGPDGLQKLVDACHAKGLAVILDVVYNHMGPEGNYLGQYGPYFTEKYNTPWGGAINFDDAWCDGVRKYFIENVLMWFRDFHIDALRMDAVHAIKDFSPKHILQEMKEYVEQLKQVTGREHYLIIECDLNDTRYIKTTAEGGFGMDAQWTDEFHHALRVAAGQKRDGYYADFNGLEDMAKAYADAYVYDGQYSEERHKTFGVKATGLDGKQFVVFSQNHDHIGNRMLGERTSTLLSFEMQKLLVAAVMVSPYLPLLFMGEEYGEPNPFQYFVSHTDPELVEAVRKGRREEFKNFQSEGEAPDPQAIDTFERSKLQWELLKEQHHQVLFSYYKALIHLRKTHAVLKTTTRDTLQTTLKAEQHVLIVKRWTAEQEVVCLLNFSEQRQSVDVSGNWTKIFDSASTQWGGPADAPQVVNSNSITLQPQSATIYAQ; encoded by the coding sequence TTGCTAAAGAAGTTGAGGTGAGCTTTGATAATAAAACATTTGCCTTGAATAAGGCCGACAGGGGTTATTGGGAGCTAACCACCGCCAAACTTAAACCCGGAATGCGGTACGGCTTTGCTATTGATGGCAAAGCCCCCCTGCCTGACCCTGCATCATTATTTCAACCGGACAGCGTGCATGGGCAGTCGGCAGCAACGCCTTTACATAATTTTAAGTGGACGGACCAAAGCTGGCGTAACCCAGACCTGGGCAACTACATAATATATGAGCTACACACGGGCACATTTACTCCCGAAGGTAATTTCACTGCCATTGAGGAAAAATTGGACTACTTGGTTGAACTGGGTGTAATCGCCATTGAAATAATGCCGGTGGCTCAGTTTGCCGGAGAGCGCAACTGGGGTTACGACGGTGTGTTTCCATTTGCGGTACAAAACAGTTATGGCGGCCCCGATGGCCTGCAAAAGTTGGTTGATGCCTGCCATGCTAAAGGCTTGGCAGTAATACTGGATGTAGTTTACAACCACATGGGACCCGAAGGTAATTATCTTGGGCAATACGGGCCATACTTTACTGAAAAATACAATACACCATGGGGAGGCGCAATCAATTTTGATGATGCCTGGTGCGATGGCGTGCGCAAATACTTTATCGAGAACGTATTGATGTGGTTCAGGGATTTTCATATTGATGCACTGAGGATGGATGCGGTACATGCTATCAAAGACTTTAGTCCGAAGCATATTCTGCAGGAAATGAAAGAGTATGTGGAGCAGCTAAAACAGGTAACAGGCCGCGAGCATTACCTCATTATTGAGTGCGACTTAAATGATACCCGCTATATCAAAACAACTGCCGAGGGTGGCTTTGGTATGGACGCGCAATGGACGGACGAATTTCACCATGCGTTGCGTGTTGCAGCCGGCCAAAAACGCGATGGCTATTATGCCGACTTCAATGGACTTGAAGATATGGCTAAGGCTTATGCAGACGCTTATGTTTACGATGGGCAATATTCTGAAGAAAGACATAAAACCTTTGGTGTAAAGGCAACAGGGCTTGATGGAAAACAGTTTGTTGTATTCTCTCAAAATCATGATCACATAGGCAACCGCATGTTAGGCGAACGTACCAGTACGCTGCTGAGTTTTGAAATGCAAAAACTTTTGGTGGCTGCGGTAATGGTTAGTCCGTATTTGCCGCTGTTGTTTATGGGTGAAGAATACGGTGAGCCAAATCCGTTTCAATACTTTGTAAGCCACACCGACCCTGAATTGGTTGAAGCCGTTAGAAAAGGACGCAGAGAAGAATTCAAAAACTTCCAAAGCGAGGGGGAAGCACCCGACCCACAAGCTATCGACACTTTCGAGCGTTCAAAATTGCAATGGGAGTTGTTAAAAGAGCAACACCATCAAGTGCTGTTCAGTTATTACAAAGCATTGATCCATCTTCGTAAGACGCATGCGGTATTGAAAACCACAACGCGCGACACACTTCAAACCACGCTAAAAGCTGAACAGCATGTTTTGATAGTAAAACGCTGGACCGCTGAGCAGGAAGTAGTTTGCCTGCTAAATTTTTCAGAACAGCGACAAAGCGTTGACGTTAGCGGCAACTGGACTAAGATATTTGATTCGGCATCAACACAATGGGGTGGCCCGGCAGATGCCCCGCAAGTAGTTAACAGCAACAGTATAACCTTACAGCCACAATCGGCAACCATTTATGCGCAATAA